Proteins encoded in a region of the Populus alba chromosome 13, ASM523922v2, whole genome shotgun sequence genome:
- the LOC118060832 gene encoding putative pectinesterase 52: MQKPLFNVIVILFITISSSTSQAIDCKPGRGKKVRRTIVVDQSGKGHFMKIQDAIDSIPINNDRWIKVRINPGTYIEQVTIPEDKPCIFLKGRDRTLTTITYNAHESTDTSATFTSSPSNVVAKGITFKNSYNLPFKQNMNYGIKKPGVGVARPALSARIYGDKSGFYDCAFMGVQDTLWDVQGRHHFFNCYIEGAVDFIFGAGQSFYEGCSINVTSKGVITAQGREFPNDPSGFIFSGCTISGIEGVQAFLGRAYRPYSRVIFRDSYFSKVVDPLGWNAWGYAGQEENFTYVEVNCKGPGSNKSKRVPWIRKPSTGQHELFSKPSFIDQDGWLAKLPL, from the exons atgcaaaagccACTGTTTAATGTCATTGTCATCTTGTTCATCACCATCTCCTCGAGCACCTCTCAAGCTATTGATTGTAAACCAGGAAGAGGAAAAAAGGTTCGAAGGACCATAGTTGTTGATCAATCCGGCAAAGGGCATTTCATGAAAATCCAAGATGCTATTGATTCCATTCCAATAAATAACGATCGATGGATCAAAGTTCGAATCAATCCTGGCACCTACAT AGAACAGGTGACTATACCAGAAGACAAACCATGTATTTTTCTGAAAGGAAGAGATCGCACCCTAACAACGATTACTTATAATGCACACGAAAGCACTGATACTAGTGCTACTTTTACCTCATCACCAAGCAATGTTGTAGCAAAGGGCATAACCTTCAAG AATTCATATAACCTTCCATTCAAGCAAAATATGAACTATGGAATCAAGAAACCTGGAGTTGGAGTAGCCCGGCCAGCACTTTCTGCACGGATTTATGGTGATAAATCAGGTTTCTATGACTGTGCTTTCATGGGAGTTCAAGATACATTGTGGGATGTCCAAGGCCGGCATCACTTCTTTAACTGCTACATTGAAGGAGCAGTAGATTTTATATTTGGTGCTGGTCAATCTTTCTATGAG GGTTGCTCGATAAATGTTACTAGTAAAGGCGTCATAACAGCCCAAGGTCGAGAGTTTCCTAATGATCCGAGCGGTTTCATATTTAGTGGATGCACTATTTCTGGAATTGAAGGTGTTCAAGCATTTCTTGGAAGAGCCTATAGACCATACTCGAGAGTAATATTTCGAGATTCATATTTCTCAAAAGTGGTTGATCCTCTTGGGTGGAATGCTTGGGGTTACGCAGGGCAAGA GGAGAATTTCACGTACGTGGAGGTTAATTGTAAGGGACCAGGGTCTAATAAATCGAAGCGTGTTCCATGGATAAGGAAGCCATCAACAGGACAACACGAATTGTTTTCCAAGCCATCTTTCATCGACCAAGATGGCTGGCTTGCAAAGCTACCTCTTTGA